Below is a genomic region from Pectobacterium polaris.
GCGACCTTCTGCCAGCGCTTCGGCCATGTTGGCGAACAGCACGGTAAACCACAGCCAGAGTGATACCAGTCCGGTAAACATGGCGTTCCCTTCTGTCTTACCCGCCAGAATAGCCAGCCAGACGAGGGTCGTCAGCATACTGCCGAGATACACCACAAACATGACTGGGTTGCGCCACTGTATGCGCGGGTCGAGTTTCTTCAGCGCATCTTTCAGCGCTGAGCGGATTAACGTTCTATCAAACAGCGCTTGCTGTTTACGTTTGCCAACGTGGCGGGAAGCCTCGCTCTGCTGGGCAGAGGTCGGTTCCTGTGTTGCCTGATGATTCATCGTGTGACGAGTCATAAAAAGTCTCCAGCCTTAGTGAGTCAGGCCGAACTGTAAATGTTCAGCAACTGGCCCTAACGCCAGTGCAGGGATAAACGTCAGTGCGCCAATCAGCAGAACGATGGCGATGAGCATGCCGATAAACAGCGGACTGCGAGTGGACAGTGAGCCTTTGCTTTCCGGCTGGCGCTTTTTCACGACCAGCGAACCGGCGATAGCCAGCACGGGGATCATGACGGCAAAGCGGCCCAGCAGCATGGCGACAGCGAGCAGAACGTTATAGAACGGCGTGTTGACGCTCAGGCCGGCAAATGCGCTGCCGTTGTTGTTCGCGGCGGAGGACACGGCATAGAGCACTTCGCTAAAGCCATGTGCGCCAGGGTTCAGAATGCCGCTGCGTCCGGCTTCTGTGCTTAGCGCCAGCGCGGTGCCGAGCAGCACCAGTGCGGGCGGAATCAGAATCGCCAGCGCCGTCATCTTCATCTCATAGACTTCGATCTTTTTGCCCAGATATTCCGGCGAGCGGCCAATCATCAGGCCAGCAATAAAGACGGTCAGAAGGACGAAAAGCAGCATGCCGTACAGGCCAGAACCGACACCGCCGAACACCACTTCACCAATCTGCATCAACCACATGGGAACCATGCCGCCGAGGGCGGTGAAGGAGTCGTGCATCGCATTCACCGCGCCCGTCGAGGTGGCCGTGGTGACAACCGCATACAGGCTGGACGTCAGAACGCCAAAACGCGTCTCTTTACCTTCCAGGTTTGCGGCGCTGTCCGCGCCTAATGCCAGCAGATGCGGGTTACCGTTGACCTCCATTTTCATCACCACGGCAGCGGCGACGATAAAGATCAGCGCCATCGCCCACAGCAGCGCATGGCCCTGACGCTTGTCGCTCACGGCTTTACCAAAGGCGAAGCACAGCGCGGTAGGGATCAACAGGATCGCCAGCATTTGCACGATGTTGCTCAGTGCGGTCGGGTTTTCAAACGGGTGCGCCGAGTTGGCACCAAAGAAGCCGCCACCGTTTGTGCCCAGCAGTTTAATCGCTTCCTGTGAGGCAACCGGCCCCATCGGCAGCGTTTGGGCTGCGCCGTCCAGCGTGGTCAGATGTTGGTAAGGCAGCAGGTTCTGCAACACGCCCTGACTGACAAAAAACAGCGCCAGCAGCAGAGACAGCGGCAGCAGCACATACAGCGTGATGCGAAACAGATCGAGCCACGCGTTGCCCAGCGTGTCGACACAGCGGCGGGAGAAGGCGCGGATTAACGCGAAAGCCACCGCAA
It encodes:
- the kdpA gene encoding potassium-transporting ATPase subunit KdpA; the encoded protein is MAADAFLLIFGLLLTVLIAAQPLGSGLARLIEGETGVFLQKFEAGTARLFAFDTTEMRWQQYAAAILTLNLIGIVVLFVLLMAQGGLPLNPENMPGLSWHLALNTAISFVTNTNWQAYSGENTLSYLSQMVGLTVQNFLSAASGIAVAFALIRAFSRRCVDTLGNAWLDLFRITLYVLLPLSLLLALFFVSQGVLQNLLPYQHLTTLDGAAQTLPMGPVASQEAIKLLGTNGGGFFGANSAHPFENPTALSNIVQMLAILLIPTALCFAFGKAVSDKRQGHALLWAMALIFIVAAAVVMKMEVNGNPHLLALGADSAANLEGKETRFGVLTSSLYAVVTTATSTGAVNAMHDSFTALGGMVPMWLMQIGEVVFGGVGSGLYGMLLFVLLTVFIAGLMIGRSPEYLGKKIEVYEMKMTALAILIPPALVLLGTALALSTEAGRSGILNPGAHGFSEVLYAVSSAANNNGSAFAGLSVNTPFYNVLLAVAMLLGRFAVMIPVLAIAGSLVVKKRQPESKGSLSTRSPLFIGMLIAIVLLIGALTFIPALALGPVAEHLQFGLTH